A genome region from Calliopsis andreniformis isolate RMS-2024a chromosome 2, iyCalAndr_principal, whole genome shotgun sequence includes the following:
- the Nup75 gene encoding nuclear pore complex protein Nup75 has translation MDEIDRPPIIDIANIPKNAGIAASWVNSNKVCIYNSKKLDERHHEKYNSTIHILKPEVILFSPQLRKLVNESNGVFLSIQKLKSFSGDVRPELLKHSKQYRSTLRACIESLQDILGKSLSDKKESLENFLTIFYQIECIWHLTEILYIDVVPGEVVLPQLLEWIKFHFPSRESMARNILDQKTIGADLSYATYWEAVIGCALHGKLDLVRALLALHSKADHPAFVMAENILKIIPVYNVYGGYSINEFMMRWKHWQLELSMNLNSKAFSTDTNLEMLMKLIAGEQDVLWQYASYTDAWYELLAAKLFYSSPCCKQPELSHQANSISKRWHANRPSDNAIRALMESDLHQLIKEVQYMGDNGWFAAHLVDLLYTCGKLKILDKDQIEVTSQLHESLILEYGNTLMGHHSLWQCGASYLIHCPKQGLSRLEILLQSLPMGSEARVNKIIDIARDNKMDHIVTSICKIQGLKCMKQGRLGNALAWSLKAQDSGFITYIADQFLKQYAENGKLECRDLLENLGFCMMASDRLTFLGKYCEFHQMYGIGEFKEAASLLVSLLVSNLTPKYFWSILLSDAIPLLEAKDVILSSSDCFELLRCVEAHGDDQKFQDEIEIFRLAVARNLARALSLEGCQAQH, from the exons ATGGATGAAATCGACAGGCCACCAATTATA GATATTGCAAATATTCCCAAAAATGCAGGAATTGCTGCCAGTTGGGTAAATAGTAACAAAGTCTGTATATATAACAGTAAAAAATTGGATGAAAGACATCATGAGAAATATAACTCAACAATACATATTTTAAAGCCAGAAGTAATTTTATTCTCTCCACAATTACGTAAACTTgtgaatgaaagtaatggtgtatttttatccattcaaaaattgaaatcaTTTTCTGGAGATGTTAGGCCAGAACTTTTGAAACACAGTAAACAGTATCGTTCTACATTAAGGGCATGTATAGAAAGCTTACAAGACATACTTGGAAAATCATTATCTGATAAAAAAGAATCCTTAGAAAATTTCCTGACCATTTTTTATCAAATAGAATGCATATGGCATTTAACTGAAATTCTTTATATAGATGTAGTACCAG GTGAAGTAGTTTTACCACAATTGCTAGAATGgattaaatttcattttccaTCCAGAGAAAGCATGGCAAGAAATATTTTAGACCAAAAGACAATTGGTGCTGATTTATCATATGCAACTTATTGGGAAGCAGTGATAGGTTGTGCATTACATGGGAAACTAGATTTAGTACGGGCTCTATTAGCATTACATAGTAAAGCAGATCATCCTGCATTTGTAATGGCCgaaaatattcttaaaataatacctgtatataatgtatatggtGGTTACTCCATAAATGAATTTATGATGCGCTGGAAACATTGGCAATTAGAACTATCCATGAATTTGAATAGTAAAGCTTTTTCTACTGACACTAATCTAGAAATGCTTATGAAG TTAATTGCAGGAGAACAAGATGTATTATGGCAATATGCATCATACACAGATGCCTGGTATGAATTGTTGGCAGCAAAATTGTTTTATTCATCCCCATGTTGCAAACAGCCTGAACTCTCACATCAAGCAAACAGTATTTCTAAAAGATGGCACGCTAACAGACCTTCTGATAATGCTATACGTGCTTTAATGGAGAGTGATTTGCATCAACTTATTAAAGAAGTACAATACATGGGTGATAATGGATGGTTTGCAGCCCATTTAGTGGATTTGCTTTATACTTGTGGAAAACTTAAGATTTTAGACAAAGATCAAATTGA AGTCACTAGTCAACTTCATGAATCTTTAATATTGGAATATGGTAACACATTGATGGGACATCACTCTTTGTGGCAATGTGGAGCAAGTTATTTGATACATTGTCCAAAACAAGGTTTATCTAGACTAGAAATATTGCTACAGTCATTACCAATGGGATCAGAAGCACGAGTGAATAAGATCATAGACATAGCACGTGATAATAAGATGGATCATATTG TTACTAGCATATGTAAAATCCAAGGACTGAAATGTATGAAGCAAGGAAGACTTGGGAATGCGCTTGCATGGTCATTAAAAGCACAGGATAGTGGTTTCATAACATATATTGCTGATCAATTTCTGAAACAGTATGCAGAAAATGGAAAATTGGAATGTCGTGACCTGTTAGAAAATTTGGGTTTTTGTATGATGGCAAGTGATAGACTGACATTTCTAG GAAAATACTGCGAGTTTCATCAAATGTACGGAATCGGAGAATTTAAGGAAGCAGCAAGTTTACTAGTGTCCCTTTTAGTATCAAATTTAACACCAAAATA cTTTTGGTCGATCCTTTTATCAGATGCAATTCCATTATTGGAAGCTAAAGATGTAATTCTGTCTTCCAGCGATTGCTTCGAACTATTGCGTTGCGTAGAAGCGCATGGAGATGACCAAAAATTTCAGGATGAAATTGAAATCTTCCGACTAGCCGTCGCTAGAAATTTAGCTCGGGCCTTAAGCCTTGAAGGCTGTCAAGCACAACATTAG
- the LOC143188495 gene encoding protein VAC14 homolog, producing MMSERDYGPLSAACVRSLNDKLYEKRKAAALEIEKMVKEFSAHNNTVQIKRLLKVLGQDLATSQNPHTRKGGLIGLAAMAVGLGKDTGQYIEDLIHPILACFCDSDLRVRYYACESLYNVVKVARGAVLPQFTDIFAALSKLACDSEQSVKNATELLDRLMKDIVTESGLFDLVGFMPLLRERIYTKNPFGRQFVIAWVSVLDAVPNMDFIIFLPEILDGLFKILEDPTPEIKKVTDTVLGEFLRNIKSNPERVDFPAMINILITHAQSTDELLQLTAITWIKEFVQLSGPLMLPYMSGILIAVLPCLAYDGDTRKSIKETATQVNTSLMKLITMENTQIVNNKSEKDAQIQQDSSQHCSLAESLDLSSVVEVLIKHLMYMSVQTKVAVLKWIHHLFTNIPHKIFNHIENLFPILMKSLSDNSDEVVQQTLVVMAEIISSKSPEAAATDSNSEMQNKYFTKFIVNLLRLFSTDRHLLEERGAFIIRELCVLLSAEDIYKTLAKILLEEPNLNFACTMIQTLNVILLTSSELFDLRNKLKDLDSLESCELFKCLYVSWCHNPVATVALCLLSQHYGHACNIIRSFENIEVTVEFLIEIDKLVQLIESPIFTYLRLQLLEREQNDALVYALYGLLMILPQSEAYATLQRRLAAIPPTTKAIPKIASNTPRSFKDSFDFSELLEHFHTVQEQHKQQKRNQRLTSLIEKNTNHTDM from the exons ATGATGTCGGAAAGAGATTATGGACCTCTCAGCGCGGCTTGTGTGCGTTCTCTTAATGATAAACTTTATGAAAAACGAAAGGCAGCTGCCTTAGAAATAGAAAA AATGGTAAAGGAATTTTCTGCGCATAATAACACGGTACAGATAAAACGACTTTTAAAAGTACTAGGTCAAGATTTAGCCACTTCACAAAATCCACATACGCGTAAAGGTGGTTTAATTGgactggcagctatggcagtaggTTTAGGAAAAGACACTGGCCAATATATAGAAGATCTAATTCATCCTATCTTGGCTTGTTTCTGTGACTCAGATTTGCGTGTAAGATATTATGCTTGTGAAAGTTTGTACAATGTGGTAAAAGTAGCAAGGGGCGCAGTATTGCCACAATTTACAGATATTTTTGCAGCACTAAGTAAATTAGCATGTGATTCAGAACAAAGTGTAAAGAATGCAACTGAACTGCTTGATAGATTAATGAAG GATATTGTAACAGAGAGTGGGCTCTTTGATTTAGTTGGATTTATGCCATTACTAAGAGAACGCATTTATACCAAAAATCCATTTGGTAGGCAATTCGTAATAGCATGGGTGTCTGTTTTGGATGCTGTACCTAATATGGACTTTATCATATTTCTACCTGAAATTCTTGAtggtttatttaaaatattagaaGATCCTACACCAGAAATTAAAAAAGTTACAGATACTGTCCTTGGTGAATTTTTACGTAATATAAAATCTAATCCTGAAAGGGTAGATTTTCCTGCAatgataaatattttaattacacATGCACAGAGTACAGATGAATTATTACAATTAACTGCAATTACATGGATTAAGGAATTTGTACAATTATCAGGACCCCTTATGCTTCCCTATATGTCTGGTATTCTTATAGCAGTCTTACCCTGTCTAGCATATGATGGAGATACTAGAAAAAGTATTAAAGAAACTGCAACACAAGTAAATACAAGCTTAATGAAGTTGATAACTATGGAAAATACACAAATTGTAAATAATAAGTCTGAAAAAGATGCTCAAATTCAACAAG ATTCTAGTCAACACTGTTCCTTAGCAGAAAGTTTAGATTTATCCAGTGTTGTTGAAGTATTAATTAAACATTTAATGTATATGTCTGTACAAACGAAAGTTGCTGTTTTAAAGTGGATTCaccatctattcacaaacattccACACAAAATTTTTAATCATATTGAAAATCTATTCCCGATTCTAATGAAGTCCTTAAGCGATAACTCTGATGAAGTAGTACAACAAACATTAGTTGTAATGGCTGAAATAATTAGTTCAAAGTCTCCCGAAGCAGCGGCAACAGATTCAAATAGCGAAATGCAAAACAAGTACTTCACGAAATTTATTGTGAATTTATTAAGACTTTTCTCGACTGACAGACATTTACTGGAAGAAAGAGGAGCATTTATTATTAGAGAATTATGTGTGTTGTTAAGTGCTGAAGATATTTACAAAACGTTAGCAAAGATATTGCTAGAGGAACCAAACTTAAATTTTGCGTGTACAATGATACAAACATTAAATGTTATATTATTAACAAGTTCAGAGTTATTTGATTTACGAAATAAACTTAAAGATTTAGATTCTTTA GAAAGTTGTGAATTATTCAAATGTTTATATGTGTCTTGGTGTCACAATCCTGTTGCAACTGTAGCATTGTGCCTTTTATCCCAACACTATGGACATGCGTGTAATATCATTAGGTCATT tGAAAATATAGAAGTTACTGTAGAATTCCTCATAGAAATAGACAAATTGGTACAATTGATCGAGTCTCCAATATTTACTT ACTTAAGATTACAACTCTTAGAGCGAGAACAGAATGATGCTTTAGTATATGCGCTTTACGGCTTGTTGATGATCCTTcctcagagtgaagcatacGCAACGTTACAAAGACGTTTGGCAGCAATTCCTCCGACAACAAAAGCAATACCAAAAATAGCGTCAAATACTCCAAGATCTTTTAAAGACTCATTTGACTTTTCTGAATTACTAgaacactttcatactgttcaGGAACAACATAAACAACAAAAACGTAATCAGCGATTAACAAGTTTAATAGAAAAAAATACGAACCATACGGATATGTAA
- the Ikkepsilon gene encoding I-kappaB kinase epsilon gives MSFLRGSANFVWCTTSVLGKGATGAVFQGVNKSNGEPVAVKTFNQLSHMRPHDVQMREFEVLKKVNHENIVQLLAIEEEQEGRGTVIVMELCTGGSLFNILDDPENTYGLAESEFLLVLEHLTAGMKHLRDNNLVHRDLKPGNIMKFIADDGSTIYKLTDFGAARELQEDQQFVSLYGTEEYLHPDIYERAVLRKPVGKTFGATVDLWSIGVTLYHVATGNLPFRPFGGRRNKETMFYITTKKASGVISGVQTSENGPIEWGRELPQNCQLSVGLKKIVTPLLAGLLEVDPQKIWSFDRFFTEVTDTLCRKRVHIFNIHKGSLIKIFLHPEEKLMALQVHIQDQTDIPPNSQMLLFGDTFLTNIIEESTPGKGYPTTSEEKPLMLFSKENNNVVLPVDAELPKFPLFANLVSVENDASQAKAACSVGYVCKRRIDKLVLCSKLSQDAIEAFSGLVSTELTRLLERCQHSREFTKAVEGTAIAVERSENLARQISRKLGNQNSLEIKNWKKELDSKSKELLTELAPAVVQLHQRYVKEGSLHNEWDIIIRGLWCPWANKASQKATTLVDRLRDGWQHLLRDRATRSLTYNDEQFHVLERIKVTETGQRLKNLLETFCIPSMISRAECVADWYKMAQTVFLKTQILDKDIDNYEHVLETYSYRLSQESEERYENFLHLVDRLPGKLKTVEKTNLPAQESTQKWKNICDMQERIAKILYKNGRLIDYLNRLSTLDNCQVTVEDTDDSEYTSL, from the exons ATGTCTTTCCTGCGTGGATCCGCGAATTTCGTCTGGTGTACAACCAGTGTTCTTGGAAAAGGTGCCACTGGGGCAGTTTTTCAAGGAGTGAACAAAAGTAATGGAGAACCTGTCGCGGTTAAGACGTTCAATCAATTGAGTCATATGCGTCCACATGACGTACAGATGCGAGAATTTGAAGTCCTTAAAAAAGTAAATCATGAGAATATTGTTCAGTTATTGGCAATTGAAGAGGAACAAGAAGGCCGTGGCACTGTGATCGTCATGGAACTCTGTACAGGAGGCAGTCTTTTCAATATTTTGGACGATCCAGAGAATACCTATGGTCTTGCGGAGAGCGAGTTCTTGTTAGTCTTAGAACATTTAACTGCAGGAATGAAACATTTACGTGACAATAATTTAgttcatagagatttgaaaccaG GTAACATCATGAAATTTATTGCTGATGATGGTAGTACGATCTATAAACTTACTGACTTTGGTGCTGCTAGAGAATTACAAGAAGATCAACAATTTGTATCTCTGTATGGAACTGAGGAATATTTACATCCAGATATATATGAACGAGCAGTTTTACGGAAACCTGTGGGAAAAACATTTGGAGCAACTGTAGATTTATGGTCCATAGGTGTGACATTGTACCATGTAGCTACAGGAAATTTACCCTTTAGGCCATTTGGTGGACGTAGAAATAAAGAAACAATGTTTTATATTACCACAAAGAAAGCCTCTGGTGTTATATCAGGTGTACAGACTTCAGAAAATGGACCAATTGAGTGGGGCAGAGAACTACCACAAAATTGTCAGTTAAGTGTtggtttaaaaaaaattgtaactCCATTATTAGCTGGCTTGTTGGAAGTTGATCCTCAGAAAATATGGAGTTTTGATCGATTTTTTACAGAAGTTACAGACACTCTTTGCAGAAAACGTgtacatatatttaatatacataAAGGTAGCTTGATAAAAATATTCTTGCATCCTGAAGAAAAATTGATGGCACTTCAAGTTCATATTCAAGATCAAACTGACATTCCACCAAATTCTCAAATGCTTCTTTTTGGAGATACATTTTTAACAAACATTATTGAGGAATCAACTCCAGGGAAAGGCTATCCAACTACATCAGAGGAAAAGCCATTGATGTTATTTTCCAAAGAAAATAACAATGTAGTTTTGCCAGTAGATGCAGAATTACCTAAATTTCCATTGTTTGCAAATTTGGTGTCCGTAGAAAATGATGCAAGTCAAGCAAAGGCAGCATGTTCAGTTGGATATGTTTGTAAAAGAAGGATTGACAAACTGGTGCTATGCAGTAAATTGTCACAGGATGCCATAGAGGCTTTCAGTGGGCTTGTTTCAACAGAACTCACAAGATTATTAGAAAGATGTCAACATTCAAGAGAATTCACAAAAGCTGTAGAAGGTACAGCAATAGCAGTGGAAAGGAGTGAAAACCTTGCTAGACAAATATCCAGGAAATTGGGTAATCAGAATagtttagaaataaaaaattggaaaaaagaATTGGATTCTAAAAGCAAAGAACTTCTAACTGAATTAGCTCCTGCAGTAGTACAACTTCATCAAAG ATATGTTAAGGAAGGAAGTTTACATAATGAATGGGATATTATTATCCGCGGATTGTGGTGTCCATGGGCTAATAAAGCAAGTCAAAAAGCAACAACTTTGGTCGATCGTTTACGAGATGGTTGGCAACATTTATTAAGAGATAGAGCTACTCGTAGTCTCACCTATAATGATGAACAATTTCATGTGCTGGAACGAATAAAG GTTACAGAAACGGGTCAGAGATTAAAAAATCTCCTTGAAACATTTTGTATTCCTTCGATGATAAGTCGAGCTGAATGTGTCGCTGATTGGTACAAAATGGCACAAACAGTCTTCCTGAAAACTCAGATTTTAGATAAAGATATAGATAATTATGAACATGTATTGGAGACGTATTCATATCGTCTATCTCAAGAAAGTGAGGAACGTTACGAGAATTTCTTGCATTTAGTAGATAGACTGCCaggaaaattgaaaactgtagAGAAAACCAATTTGCCTGCCCAAGAAAGTACGCAGAAATGGAAAAATATTTGCGACATGCAAGAACGTATTGCAAAAATCTTGTATAAAAATGGTCGGCTTATAGACTACCTTAATCGTTTATCAACACTTGACAACTGTCAAGTGACTGTAGAGGATACAGATGATTCAGAATACACATCGCTTTAG